A single Acidaminococcus sp. DNA region contains:
- a CDS encoding cupin domain-containing protein, producing MKSKFVAFCLAASILGAGTALAKPAPAQLVPEKHGQCYTAEELFVKDVNGAGGGMGTLHGDFAFRREQALSSDAIKEIGWMTLKTGTFIGNHAHKDNEDAYLIISGKGIFTDGNGNAWVVGPGDMTIARPGQAHGLANLGKEDLKFLDIIAKNDNADLEKITKEETTQCFPVSAQFEKDVEKAGAGKGVGTLYGRFAFRREAATDDQAIKEIGWMTLKPGDSIGMHKHIDNDDTYIIISGKGVFTDSNGKETEVGPQSVTIAGPGESHALRNNGTEDLVFIDLIAKNVPKK from the coding sequence ATGAAAAGTAAATTTGTCGCGTTTTGTCTGGCAGCATCCATCCTGGGAGCAGGTACCGCGCTCGCAAAGCCGGCCCCGGCTCAGCTGGTACCGGAAAAGCACGGTCAGTGCTATACGGCTGAGGAGCTCTTTGTAAAGGATGTCAATGGTGCCGGCGGCGGTATGGGAACGCTGCACGGGGATTTTGCGTTCCGCCGCGAACAGGCGCTGTCCAGTGATGCTATCAAGGAAATTGGCTGGATGACGCTGAAGACGGGTACATTTATCGGCAATCACGCACATAAGGATAATGAAGATGCGTACCTGATTATTTCCGGTAAAGGCATTTTCACCGACGGCAATGGCAATGCCTGGGTCGTAGGACCCGGCGATATGACGATTGCCCGCCCGGGTCAGGCTCACGGTCTGGCTAATCTCGGCAAGGAAGACCTGAAGTTCCTCGATATCATCGCAAAGAACGATAACGCTGATCTCGAAAAGATTACGAAAGAAGAAACGACGCAGTGCTTCCCTGTGTCCGCTCAGTTTGAAAAAGACGTCGAAAAGGCAGGCGCCGGCAAGGGCGTTGGCACGCTGTACGGCCGTTTCGCCTTCCGCCGCGAAGCTGCTACGGATGACCAGGCTATCAAGGAAATCGGCTGGATGACGCTGAAACCGGGCGATTCCATCGGTATGCATAAACACATCGACAATGATGATACCTACATCATCATTTCCGGTAAGGGTGTATTCACAGACTCCAATGGTAAGGAAACGGAAGTAGGTCCGCAGTCCGTTACCATCGCAGGCCCGGGCGAAAGCCATGCCCTGCGCAACAATGGTACTGAAGATTTGGTCTTCATTGACTTGATTGCAAAGAATGTGCCTAAAAAATAA
- a CDS encoding autotransporter outer membrane beta-barrel domain-containing protein, with protein sequence MQNFTSSAQNRLARLVLLALCTPILTYSWMGSTIRSASAASYDETKNLDGSAVSQAAVSNSGEFSSSPYDSVNLKVTTIRPSGGTLIAQKYYGIRSNRDSGQTIASAGTNGVSITMRGNPKFGSSTSSKNRVVLLSAENDNSKIDLSSSSGDVTLAIQDASDGSGSTSGYNRGTIMVANATGGAQISITGQNTKAEIMAEPLNHSVTFTQALGYSAESGGQIAVSSTAGNNEVTISKIAENPSQNPANYGIKATGANSSVSLTADNGGNFVTLSGTGTGTAETTLIGLSTYDSNLQPNSQPNSDVSITLSGQENRLTANYTGDNSTGSVTGIEAGRKSNILLHATSRDNVIQVSTTSSSAAYGISARGRGTQYTNIESTVTLTADEGNNCIEAESGYETVTYGINASFGANVELQAPNGENTVYAKNGYAGIYCGSNRGDVANVTLEGLNNDIKADGTLNGGTGIWALDKGKVTVHATNQNTIYGSQDGIRSFANRSENADKTDVTVTSDTGTNEISGEVNGIYAWKGTVEVGSNSGSNEISGGSDGIYAWKGTVEVSSNSGNNQISGGSDGIYVWQGTVEVSSNSGNNQISGGSNGIYAWEGTVEVSGDSGNNQISGDTNGIYTEQGTVEVSTDSGNSQISGGSNGIYAQQGTVEVSTASGSNVISGGERAILAVSKPYYYGDYFTADTDTSVTINGQSDLSSSGDAVIESSSVDDPVATTVTVNYAGTSKITGNILAHGGGSVKIAPQTDSGTVTMNGNLFSYDVSGEYADNQNNYHGGTIDTALTSGSVMTGMADTGVIGSTNGIGVINLDMTGTALWMMTTSSAVTNLTGSGGTVHFVNGGDSLQITGAVSGSHTFDMDLSYADKTHSDMLYATTGTSDHQTLNVKNLQQLNSEMDDGDAVRYATVQSDAGGGFLGNDYVIVNGLYNDTLTTEYRTVSSDPNRSDTYDAALDAAYGLDDSTNIYLVKQETLNDGALTPEKNRDLNWRYMTTLDTFTKRDGQSQYFTDDGKRGGWVRLGYRNLGVDGIGELDGNTYELGWTTISRQNDERKHRFSASVAYGKPKGHFEGYGGDLTVLDFSVNLYDTHEYYPSAEELANKPEWKKASHAYWDNYLKYHHVKTEYDAYDHSVGTKYSGDYDQDVWNLSTEYGHKLMMNEDWFWVPQAQLQLSYLGSYDYVDSQGLHVDGDHDWSLIGRLGFDIVRDIHDSRDSKIYFKASLLHEFLDGNDVTVRYGSDRYLSEGDQSGTWGVVGLGYSSKIGKEQYFYIDAERYFGNDFDRTYDIRAGINWKF encoded by the coding sequence ATGCAAAATTTCACATCATCAGCTCAGAATAGACTTGCGCGGCTCGTTCTTTTGGCACTTTGTACGCCTATCCTGACGTATTCATGGATGGGCAGTACCATTCGGTCGGCCAGTGCGGCTTCTTATGACGAAACTAAAAACTTGGACGGTAGTGCAGTTTCGCAGGCTGCGGTTAGCAACTCTGGCGAGTTTAGCAGCAGCCCCTATGACTCTGTGAATCTTAAGGTGACGACAATCAGGCCCAGTGGTGGAACACTTATAGCCCAGAAATATTATGGGATTCGAAGCAATCGCGATAGTGGTCAGACAATTGCTTCTGCCGGAACGAACGGCGTTTCGATTACGATGCGGGGAAATCCGAAGTTTGGAAGTTCTACCAGTTCTAAGAATAGAGTGGTTCTGTTATCCGCTGAAAATGACAATAGCAAGATTGACCTTTCATCGTCTTCAGGTGACGTAACGCTGGCCATTCAGGATGCCAGTGATGGCAGTGGCAGTACTTCTGGATACAATAGGGGCACAATTATGGTTGCCAATGCCACTGGCGGAGCACAAATCTCGATTACCGGACAAAACACGAAAGCTGAAATCATGGCGGAACCGCTGAATCATTCAGTGACTTTTACACAGGCATTGGGGTACAGTGCAGAGTCGGGCGGCCAAATTGCGGTTTCGTCCACAGCCGGCAATAACGAAGTCACCATCTCCAAGATTGCCGAAAATCCCAGTCAAAATCCCGCAAATTATGGCATCAAGGCAACAGGAGCAAACAGTTCTGTATCGCTGACGGCAGATAACGGCGGAAACTTTGTGACTCTTTCAGGCACCGGAACAGGTACGGCTGAGACGACACTAATCGGGCTCAGTACATATGATTCAAATTTGCAGCCAAATTCGCAGCCAAACTCCGACGTCAGCATTACGCTGTCAGGGCAGGAGAACCGGTTAACCGCAAACTATACCGGTGATAATTCTACAGGTTCCGTTACCGGTATTGAAGCGGGCCGCAAGAGCAATATTTTACTCCATGCTACGTCCAGAGATAATGTAATCCAGGTAAGTACAACGAGCAGCTCTGCTGCGTACGGCATTTCAGCAAGAGGCAGAGGCACGCAGTATACGAACATAGAAAGTACTGTTACACTGACTGCTGACGAGGGAAATAACTGCATCGAAGCAGAAAGCGGATATGAGACAGTTACTTATGGCATTAACGCCTCCTTTGGGGCTAATGTGGAGCTGCAGGCACCTAACGGTGAAAACACGGTGTATGCGAAAAATGGTTATGCCGGTATTTACTGCGGTAGCAACAGGGGAGATGTTGCGAACGTCACCCTGGAAGGCCTGAATAACGATATCAAGGCAGACGGAACTCTGAACGGTGGCACAGGAATCTGGGCCCTGGACAAGGGGAAGGTTACTGTCCATGCGACGAATCAAAACACCATCTACGGATCCCAAGACGGTATTCGTTCTTTCGCTAACAGAAGCGAAAACGCGGACAAAACGGACGTTACCGTAACGTCCGATACCGGAACTAATGAGATTTCCGGCGAGGTGAACGGCATTTATGCCTGGAAGGGAACGGTTGAAGTCGGCAGTAATTCCGGCAGTAACGAAATTTCCGGCGGGTCGGATGGCATTTATGCCTGGAAGGGAACGGTTGAAGTCAGCAGTAATTCCGGCAATAATCAAATTTCCGGCGGGTCGGATGGCATTTATGTCTGGCAGGGAACGGTTGAAGTCAGCAGTAATTCCGGCAATAATCAGATTTCCGGCGGTTCGAACGGCATTTATGCCTGGGAGGGAACAGTTGAAGTCAGCGGTGATTCCGGCAATAATCAGATTTCCGGCGATACGAATGGCATTTATACCGAGCAGGGGACGGTCGAAGTTAGCACTGACTCCGGCAACAGCCAGATTTCCGGCGGTTCGAACGGCATTTATGCTCAGCAGGGAACGGTTGAAGTCAGCACTGCTTCCGGCAGCAATGTGATTTCTGGCGGTGAAAGAGCCATTCTGGCCGTATCAAAACCTTATTATTATGGTGATTATTTTACGGCTGACACAGACACTTCTGTAACAATCAACGGGCAGTCCGATTTGTCTTCCTCCGGGGATGCCGTGATTGAAAGTTCTTCCGTAGATGACCCCGTGGCGACTACCGTGACTGTGAACTACGCCGGTACGAGCAAGATTACAGGCAACATCCTGGCTCATGGCGGCGGAAGCGTCAAGATTGCGCCGCAGACAGATTCAGGCACGGTGACCATGAATGGTAATCTGTTCTCCTACGATGTGTCTGGGGAATATGCCGATAACCAGAACAACTACCATGGCGGTACCATCGATACGGCGCTGACAAGCGGCAGTGTCATGACCGGGATGGCGGATACAGGCGTCATCGGCAGTACGAATGGAATCGGCGTCATAAACCTTGATATGACGGGAACGGCCCTTTGGATGATGACAACTTCCAGTGCTGTGACAAATCTTACGGGCAGCGGCGGTACAGTCCATTTCGTCAATGGCGGTGACAGCCTGCAGATTACGGGCGCTGTTTCGGGAAGCCATACGTTTGATATGGATCTTTCCTATGCGGATAAAACGCATAGTGATATGCTCTACGCCACGACGGGCACGAGCGACCATCAGACGCTGAATGTCAAGAACCTGCAGCAGCTTAACAGCGAAATGGATGACGGCGATGCTGTCCGTTATGCAACGGTGCAGTCGGATGCCGGCGGAGGCTTTCTGGGCAATGATTACGTCATTGTCAATGGTCTCTACAATGACACGCTGACGACGGAATACCGCACGGTATCTTCCGATCCCAACCGCTCGGATACCTATGATGCGGCCCTTGATGCGGCTTATGGTCTGGATGATTCGACGAACATCTACCTCGTCAAGCAGGAAACATTGAATGACGGTGCTTTGACGCCGGAAAAGAACCGCGACCTTAACTGGCGCTACATGACGACACTGGATACCTTCACGAAGCGTGATGGTCAGTCCCAATATTTCACGGATGACGGTAAGCGCGGCGGCTGGGTACGCCTGGGCTACCGCAACCTGGGCGTCGACGGCATCGGCGAACTGGACGGAAATACGTACGAACTGGGCTGGACGACGATTTCCCGTCAGAATGACGAACGGAAACATCGCTTCAGCGCGTCGGTAGCTTACGGCAAACCGAAAGGCCACTTCGAGGGTTACGGCGGCGACTTGACGGTGCTTGACTTCTCTGTCAACCTCTACGATACGCATGAATATTATCCGTCCGCTGAGGAACTTGCCAATAAGCCGGAGTGGAAGAAAGCATCCCACGCTTACTGGGATAACTATCTGAAGTACCATCATGTAAAGACCGAGTATGACGCCTATGATCACTCCGTCGGTACAAAGTACTCCGGAGATTATGACCAGGATGTCTGGAACCTCTCTACCGAGTATGGTCATAAGCTTATGATGAATGAAGACTGGTTCTGGGTACCGCAGGCACAGCTGCAGCTCTCTTATTTGGGCAGCTATGATTATGTCGACTCCCAGGGCCTCCACGTTGACGGCGACCACGACTGGAGCCTTATCGGGCGTCTGGGCTTTGACATTGTCCGTGATATCCACGACAGCCGTGACAGCAAGATTTACTTCAAAGCATCGCTGCTCCATGAATTCCTCGACGGTAATGATGTCACCGTTCGCTACGGCAGCGACCGTTACCTCAGCGAAGGCGACCAGAGCGGCACCTGGGGTGTCGTAGGCCTGGGCTACAGCAGCAAGATTGGTAAGGAACAGTACTTCTATATTGACGCAGAAAGGTACTTTGGCAACGATTTTGACAGAACTTACGATATTCGTGCGGGAATTAACTGGAAGTTTTAG
- a CDS encoding SDR family oxidoreductase — translation MSEVWFITGAGRGFGRAFAEEAVKRGHLVIAGLRHIPEDDAFFKNKDVLPVRMDVTKPEEVKAAVQEGIKFFGRIDVLVNNAGFGMTGAFEETSDEDLRKLFETDYFGVVNVTREVLPIMRKQQSGKIFNVSSQGGVMGFAGSSAYCAAKFAVVGLSEVLRQELAPFHIDVAAVCPGSFRTDFRKANSMHDVSLKIDAYNDTAVRKAGDFLHVNRSNQSGDPKKAAVFLCDMAAKDTLPSRIYIGERCCREVKDMLYGQIKDIESYEEASSKTDF, via the coding sequence ATGAGTGAAGTATGGTTTATTACAGGCGCGGGCCGGGGATTCGGCCGTGCTTTTGCAGAGGAAGCAGTCAAAAGGGGCCATCTTGTTATTGCCGGACTGCGCCACATTCCGGAAGATGATGCATTCTTCAAAAATAAAGACGTGCTGCCGGTTCGGATGGATGTCACAAAGCCGGAAGAAGTAAAGGCTGCGGTGCAGGAAGGCATCAAATTTTTCGGCCGGATTGATGTGCTTGTCAATAATGCCGGCTTCGGCATGACGGGTGCGTTTGAGGAAACGAGTGATGAAGATCTGCGAAAACTTTTTGAAACGGACTATTTCGGCGTTGTCAATGTGACCCGGGAAGTACTGCCAATCATGAGAAAACAGCAGTCCGGCAAAATCTTTAACGTATCTTCCCAGGGCGGCGTCATGGGATTTGCCGGCAGCAGTGCCTATTGTGCCGCTAAATTTGCTGTTGTCGGCCTCTCCGAGGTGCTCCGTCAGGAACTGGCCCCATTCCACATTGATGTGGCGGCGGTTTGCCCCGGCTCTTTCCGGACGGATTTCCGCAAAGCAAATTCTATGCACGATGTATCCCTCAAAATTGATGCGTATAACGATACGGCCGTGCGAAAGGCAGGAGACTTCCTGCATGTCAACCGGAGCAATCAGAGCGGAGATCCGAAGAAAGCGGCTGTCTTCCTCTGTGACATGGCGGCAAAGGATACACTTCCTTCCCGGATCTATATCGGTGAAAGATGCTGCCGCGAAGTAAAGGACATGCTTTATGGACAGATTAAGGACATCGAATCTTATGAAGAAGCTTCTTCAAAGACCGATTTTTAA
- a CDS encoding alpha/beta hydrolase, which produces MNSANHPYMAETKIQNVASDPVFQGKGRLIFPLYRTIPSGAALSDMGDYLPWYSNIRTDVTTAVLNRLKEDAAAGKQVIYPLYDEAEMQQDPEKRNTGLVFFRGKKGAKTAIVNAGGGFMYVGAIHDSFPHALALSELGYNAFCPIYRPDAQLACEDLSRAIVFLFAHQKELGIDMNHYSLWGGSAGARMADWVGMYGTAAFGEQDKPRPAAIVMAYTGLSEVTGKEPPTYSVVGTSDGIASYRGMQYRTQQLSKAGIDAEIEVFPGLSHGFGTGKGTVADGWINRAVKFWEKHS; this is translated from the coding sequence ATGAATTCAGCAAATCATCCTTATATGGCAGAGACCAAAATCCAGAATGTCGCGTCCGATCCCGTATTTCAGGGAAAGGGCAGACTGATTTTCCCGCTCTACAGGACGATTCCTTCCGGTGCAGCGCTTTCTGATATGGGAGATTACCTGCCCTGGTATTCCAATATCCGTACGGATGTGACCACAGCGGTGCTGAACCGGCTCAAAGAGGATGCTGCCGCAGGCAAGCAGGTCATTTATCCTTTGTATGATGAGGCGGAAATGCAGCAGGATCCGGAAAAACGCAATACAGGTCTCGTCTTTTTCAGGGGCAAAAAAGGAGCTAAGACGGCGATTGTAAATGCCGGCGGCGGATTCATGTATGTCGGAGCAATCCATGACAGCTTTCCTCATGCGTTAGCGCTTTCCGAGCTGGGCTACAACGCGTTCTGCCCGATTTACCGGCCCGATGCGCAGCTGGCTTGTGAGGATTTGTCCCGCGCCATTGTGTTCCTTTTTGCTCATCAAAAAGAGCTTGGCATCGATATGAACCATTATTCCCTGTGGGGCGGTTCGGCCGGTGCCCGCATGGCCGACTGGGTCGGCATGTACGGCACGGCTGCCTTCGGAGAGCAGGATAAGCCCCGGCCGGCTGCCATTGTCATGGCGTACACGGGGCTGTCGGAAGTGACGGGCAAGGAACCGCCGACGTACAGCGTCGTCGGAACAAGTGACGGCATCGCAAGCTATCGGGGCATGCAGTACAGGACGCAGCAGCTCAGTAAGGCCGGCATTGATGCGGAAATTGAAGTCTTTCCGGGCCTTTCCCATGGCTTCGGCACCGGTAAAGGTACCGTAGCCGACGGTTGGATCAACCGCGCCGTAAAATTCTGGGAAAAGCATAGTTAA
- a CDS encoding NAD(P)H-dependent oxidoreductase has protein sequence MKYLFINGSPNRNGNTTELANTLFGSKDYETLMLVDYRINDYGQELPGDQFDEVLSKIKEADIVVIGSPVYWHNICGGVRTLLDRFYGPVPSGSMRGKKLYFLFQGAAPQKWMLEAGEYTMKRFASMYGFRWGGMANSTAEAEKLGKEL, from the coding sequence ATGAAATATTTATTTATCAACGGAAGTCCAAATAGAAATGGAAATACGACTGAACTTGCCAATACACTCTTTGGCAGTAAAGATTATGAGACTCTCATGCTCGTTGATTACCGCATCAATGATTACGGTCAGGAGCTGCCGGGTGATCAATTTGATGAAGTGCTGAGTAAAATCAAAGAAGCCGATATTGTTGTCATCGGTTCTCCCGTGTACTGGCACAACATCTGCGGCGGAGTCAGGACCCTGCTCGACCGCTTCTATGGACCGGTGCCTTCCGGCAGCATGAGAGGCAAAAAGCTTTACTTCCTCTTCCAGGGCGCAGCACCCCAGAAATGGATGCTCGAAGCCGGGGAATACACCATGAAACGGTTTGCCAGCATGTATGGGTTTAGGTGGGGTGGTATGGCTAATTCCACCGCAGAAGCGGAAAAGTTGGGTAAAGAACTTTAA
- a CDS encoding IS110 family transposase: MIYVGIDVSKDKHDCCILDPEHKSRYKQFTITNDWEGFDFLLKQICSYKQPAENIKVGLEATGPYSENITRFLLNNGLPTYVFNPMMTDQYKKSHSLRKTKTDRIDAHFIACMFMSDLDLKPYVPKEYHNERLMSLTRSRFRMVQARTKIKQDVDRLVVLNFPELGKYMNLNSATAHAIFMEYPTPEELANANLKHLKNIIHKASRGSLNEDLAEQIRDEAKKSIGKHNNLGNEHELRANIRILEDYDEEIRKIEAEEKELLSEHPEPLLTIPGIGAVTGAAILAEVGDFSKFSSPDKVLAYAGLAPSRNQSGRRSGIGRSAHMEKRGSRYLRFALFNAAIFVCRYEPAYREYLAKKLNEGKHYYIAISHAAKKLVRLIYALQTTGNTYKTSAQLMLQKQINTSSDSQDIVLDI; the protein is encoded by the coding sequence ATGATCTACGTTGGAATTGATGTGTCCAAAGACAAACATGACTGCTGCATTCTTGACCCAGAGCATAAGTCCAGGTACAAGCAATTTACTATTACCAATGATTGGGAAGGCTTTGACTTTCTGCTGAAGCAGATATGCTCTTACAAACAACCGGCAGAAAACATAAAAGTAGGGCTTGAAGCCACCGGACCTTACAGCGAGAATATCACCAGATTCCTGCTGAATAACGGGCTACCAACTTATGTCTTCAATCCCATGATGACAGATCAATACAAAAAGAGTCATAGCCTTCGCAAAACTAAAACCGATCGCATTGATGCTCATTTCATAGCCTGTATGTTCATGTCCGATTTGGATCTCAAACCCTACGTTCCTAAAGAATACCACAATGAACGTCTCATGTCACTTACCAGATCTCGGTTCAGAATGGTTCAGGCAAGAACAAAGATTAAACAAGACGTGGATCGGCTTGTGGTTCTCAACTTCCCTGAACTAGGAAAATATATGAACCTGAATTCTGCTACTGCTCACGCTATATTCATGGAATATCCTACTCCCGAGGAGCTGGCAAACGCCAACTTGAAACACTTGAAAAACATTATTCACAAGGCATCCAGAGGCAGCTTAAATGAGGATTTGGCTGAACAAATTCGTGACGAGGCAAAAAAATCTATCGGTAAACACAACAATCTGGGCAATGAACATGAATTGCGGGCGAACATCCGGATTCTTGAGGACTATGATGAAGAAATTCGCAAAATCGAGGCTGAGGAAAAGGAGCTGCTGAGCGAGCATCCGGAACCTTTACTTACAATTCCTGGGATTGGTGCCGTCACAGGAGCCGCAATTTTAGCGGAAGTCGGGGATTTTTCCAAGTTCTCTTCTCCTGACAAAGTTCTAGCTTATGCCGGGCTTGCACCGTCCAGGAACCAATCAGGACGCCGAAGTGGGATAGGTCGAAGCGCCCACATGGAGAAAAGAGGGTCACGTTATCTACGATTTGCGCTCTTTAACGCAGCGATATTCGTCTGCCGGTACGAACCAGCCTACAGGGAATATTTAGCTAAGAAACTAAACGAAGGCAAGCATTACTACATAGCAATCTCTCATGCAGCCAAAAAGTTGGTACGGTTAATTTATGCACTTCAGACAACAGGAAATACATACAAAACATCTGCTCAATTAATGCTTCAAAAGCAGATAAATACTAGCTCCGATTCACAGGACATTGTACTTGACATATGA
- the ltrA gene encoding group II intron reverse transcriptase/maturase: MEIATQRLRHQVQVFGRVQGVMHYVNADALHEAYRRQKKGKAVGVDGVSKESYGANLDENISNLLARMKRFQYKPKPVRRVYIKKDNGKLRPLGIPSFEDRLVQGAMAELLNAIYEPKFLDCSYGFRPGRSAHDAIRAIQGTMYRGKCRWVLEADIKGFFDHVNHEYLMEFLKQDIDDSDFLRYIKRFLRSGVMDKEQVYYTEEGTPQGGLISPVLANVYLHYVLDVWMEKVVRPCMRGSIRYVRYADDFLILFEYKADAEKVMSVLGKRLGRFGLEVAVEKTRIIPFDKNKGTKDTFDFLGFTFYITKDRKGRNRPAVKTSKKKLKSKRRKMSEWLKSRMAKPIKETMLMLRRKLAGHEGYYAVNGNLEAVKGFWYYTQNRFFEVMNRRGTKHKLTWEKVMRKWKYFIPDPRIRVQIWC; the protein is encoded by the coding sequence ATGGAAATTGCGACACAGAGATTAAGGCACCAAGTGCAAGTATTCGGAAGAGTACAGGGAGTCATGCACTACGTAAATGCGGATGCCCTGCATGAAGCCTACAGAAGGCAGAAGAAGGGTAAAGCAGTGGGTGTAGATGGTGTCAGCAAGGAAAGCTATGGCGCTAACCTTGATGAAAACATCAGCAATCTGCTGGCGCGGATGAAGAGATTCCAATACAAGCCAAAACCTGTAAGAAGGGTATACATCAAGAAGGACAATGGAAAGCTGCGTCCTCTTGGGATACCCAGCTTTGAGGACAGGCTTGTACAGGGCGCAATGGCTGAACTGCTGAATGCAATCTATGAACCCAAGTTTCTGGACTGTTCATATGGGTTCAGGCCGGGACGCAGTGCACATGATGCAATACGGGCAATCCAAGGCACGATGTACCGTGGGAAATGCCGTTGGGTACTGGAAGCGGACATTAAAGGCTTCTTTGACCATGTCAATCATGAGTACCTGATGGAATTCCTGAAACAGGACATCGATGACAGTGATTTCCTGCGTTACATCAAACGCTTCCTGAGGTCGGGGGTCATGGACAAAGAACAGGTGTATTACACGGAGGAAGGCACGCCGCAGGGCGGTCTTATCTCTCCTGTTCTTGCGAACGTGTACCTGCATTATGTACTGGATGTCTGGATGGAGAAAGTGGTACGGCCCTGCATGCGCGGCTCAATACGCTATGTGAGGTATGCCGATGATTTCCTCATCCTGTTCGAGTACAAGGCAGATGCCGAAAAAGTCATGTCGGTGCTCGGAAAGCGCCTGGGCCGTTTCGGTCTGGAAGTAGCAGTGGAGAAGACGAGAATAATCCCGTTTGACAAGAACAAGGGAACCAAAGATACCTTTGATTTCCTTGGGTTTACCTTCTACATCACGAAGGACAGGAAGGGAAGAAACCGTCCTGCTGTGAAAACCAGCAAGAAGAAACTGAAGAGCAAACGGCGTAAGATGAGCGAATGGCTGAAAAGCCGAATGGCCAAACCGATAAAAGAGACGATGCTCATGCTTAGAAGAAAATTGGCAGGGCATGAAGGATACTATGCGGTGAACGGTAATCTTGAGGCCGTAAAAGGGTTCTGGTACTACACACAGAACAGGTTTTTCGAGGTGATGAATCGCCGCGGCACAAAACACAAACTGACGTGGGAGAAGGTCATGAGAAAATGGAAATACTTCATTCCTGACCCACGCATCAGGGTGCAGATATGGTGCTGA
- the radA gene encoding DNA repair protein RadA, with amino-acid sequence MPKSQTKYVCQNCGYSSVKWLGRCPECGTWDSLVEEVQAPVDKHRPSYLNTKENAVPKTLSEVNTVRIVRMTTGIHEFDRVLGGGIVPGSLILLGGAPGIGKSTITLDVSMKAANRGIPVLYVSGEESEAQTAMRAERLGKASDKLKVMTATELGAILVQARQLKPKLLVIDSIQTMYNSELETAAGSVGQVRECTAKLLNFAKETNIAVIIIGHVTKEGNIAGPRLLEHMVDVVLQFEGDRSFTYRVLRALKNRFGSTSECGIFSMEAEGLQEVDNPSGLFLEPRENAVSGSAITATMEGNRPILTEIQALVAHTPFGMPRRTAVGLDYNRVNMLIAILEKRMNMNFGDQDAYVCAVGGVRVNEPAADLAIVAALVSSYRDRPVPMGVLCIGEVGLTGELRRVGLVERRIKEARQLGFHKFVVPKGSFTDGKKRPADVVEVRSVEDALAALFE; translated from the coding sequence GTGCCAAAATCCCAGACGAAGTATGTATGTCAGAATTGCGGCTACTCCTCTGTGAAGTGGCTGGGACGCTGCCCGGAATGCGGCACCTGGGACTCCCTCGTAGAAGAAGTCCAGGCCCCCGTGGACAAGCATCGTCCTTCCTATCTCAACACAAAAGAAAACGCCGTGCCTAAGACGCTGAGCGAAGTCAATACTGTCCGTATCGTCCGCATGACGACGGGCATCCATGAATTTGACCGCGTCCTCGGCGGCGGTATTGTGCCGGGCTCCCTGATTCTCCTCGGCGGCGCGCCGGGCATCGGCAAATCGACGATTACTCTCGACGTCTCCATGAAGGCGGCCAACCGGGGCATTCCCGTGCTCTATGTATCGGGCGAAGAATCGGAAGCCCAGACCGCCATGCGTGCCGAACGTCTCGGCAAAGCATCGGACAAACTGAAAGTCATGACAGCTACCGAACTCGGTGCCATCCTCGTGCAGGCCCGGCAGCTGAAACCAAAACTGCTCGTCATCGACTCCATCCAGACCATGTACAACAGTGAACTGGAAACGGCGGCAGGCAGTGTCGGACAGGTTCGGGAATGTACGGCCAAGCTGCTGAATTTTGCCAAGGAAACCAATATTGCCGTCATCATCATCGGTCACGTCACCAAAGAAGGCAATATTGCAGGGCCGCGTCTTTTGGAACACATGGTTGACGTGGTGCTGCAGTTTGAAGGCGACCGTTCCTTTACGTACCGCGTGCTGCGGGCCCTCAAGAACCGTTTCGGCTCCACGAGCGAGTGCGGTATTTTCTCCATGGAAGCCGAAGGCCTGCAGGAAGTAGATAATCCCTCAGGGCTGTTCCTGGAACCGCGTGAAAATGCCGTTTCCGGGTCCGCTATCACGGCAACCATGGAAGGCAACCGGCCGATTCTAACGGAGATCCAGGCGCTCGTCGCCCACACTCCTTTCGGGATGCCGAGAAGGACGGCTGTAGGCCTTGATTATAACCGTGTCAATATGCTCATTGCGATCCTCGAAAAGCGCATGAATATGAACTTCGGGGACCAGGACGCGTACGTCTGCGCCGTAGGCGGCGTCCGGGTCAATGAACCGGCGGCTGACCTCGCCATCGTGGCAGCCCTCGTCTCGAGCTACCGCGACCGCCCTGTTCCCATGGGCGTGCTCTGCATCGGAGAAGTCGGACTGACGGGTGAGCTGCGCCGCGTAGGACTTGTAGAACGCCGCATCAAAGAAGCCCGTCAGCTGGGCTTTCATAAGTTCGTCGTACCAAAAGGCAGCTTTACGGACGGCAAAAAACGCCCTGCTGATGTCGTTGAAGTCAGATCGGTGGAAGATGCCCTGGCGGCGTTGTTTGAATAG